The Haloplanus sp. CK5-1 genome segment GCCTCGACCGAGAGAAGGTGATCGTCGACCCCGGCCTCGGCTTCGGCAAGGAACCGGTCGAGGAGTTCGAACTCCTCGACCGCCTCGGCGAGTTCCGGGCGCTCGGCTGTCCGGTCTTGGTCGGCCACTCCCACAAGTCCATGTTCGGCTACCTCGGGCAGGGTGCGGACGAGCGCCTGCCGGCTACCGTCGCGACGACGGCGCTCGCCGTCGACCGGGGGGCCGACCTCGTCAGGGTCCACGACGTGCCCGAGAACGTCGCCGCGGTCCGAGCGGCCGTCGCGACGGCCGACGCCGAGTCGACGCCCGAGGACTGGCGGGCGTGATTTAACACGCCGGCTCACCTACCCGACGCCGTGTGCACGCTCACGCTCGCCTGGCAGGTGTTTGCGGACGCGCCGGTCGTCGTCGCAGCCAACCGCGACGAGCGATCCGACCGAGCCTCGGAGCCACCGTGCCGGACCGGGTCGGATCCGGCGGTCGTCGCCCCCCGTGACGCCGAGGCCGGCGGCACGTGGATCGGACACAACGACGCCGGACTGTTCGTCGGGATCACCAACCGCCCGACAGAGGGGACCCCCGCCGAGCGATCCCGGGGGTTGCTAGTCGACGACGCCCTCCGAGAGTTCGACGCGCGGGCGGCCGCCGAACTCGTCGAACGCGCCGTCGACGCCGACGCCTACGACGGGTTCAACCTCGTCGTCGCCGACGGCGAGAGCGCGTTCCTGTTCGAGTGGGACGGCGACTTCCGGCGGACGCGACTCGGCCCGGGCGTCCACGTCGTCGTCAACAACGGGGCGGCCCTCGGCGGCGGCGGGCACGTCGCCGACGCGTTCGTCGTACCGGAGGGCCCCGCCGCCGAGTGTGCGACCGAACGCGCGGACGACGCTCGCGCGGTCCGGGCGGCGCTGACACCCGAACCCGGCGAGGCGTCGGCGGCGTGGCTCGACCGGGCCGGGGACGTCCTCGCCGACCACGACGTCGGCGTCTGCATCCACGCCGAGGGCTACGGCACGCGGTCGTCGTCCCTCCTCCGCCTCGGCAAGACACCCGAGTATCTGTTCGCCGACGGACCGCCCTGCGAGACGCCGTACCGTCCGGTCGACGCGGGTGAAGGTCAAGTTTAAACACGTCCCGGCGATTTGTCCGGGTATGTTCCGGACCGACGGTACGGAGGTGCGTCGATGAGCGCGAGCGATACGGCGGACCTCTCGGCCGACGAACGTGCGGCGCTTGATCTCGTCCTCGAGACGCGGGGGATCCACCAGAGCGATCTGTGGAAGGAACTCGACATCTCCTCGCGGAAAGGGAGTCGGATCGCCGAATCGCTCGTCGAGAGCGGCCTCATTCGGCGCGAGGAGACCGTCTACCAGGGACACAACACCTACTACCTGATGCCGACGGTCGAGGACCTCGATTTCGCGATGCTGATGGCCGGCGACATGCTCTCACCGTTCATCGGCGAGGAGGAAGTCGACCCCCGGAGCGACGCCTTCTCGCAGTGGCTGATGAACCTCGCGTACGAGGAGTACTGAACACACGGTAGTCGGGTCTGGTCGTCGGACCGAACGGAGAAGGTGAGGGAGGATAGTCCGCGGGACCGAGGCCGTTACTCGTCGTCGTCCGCGTCCTCCTCGCTCGGGAGGAGGTCGAAGTCGTCGAGGTGTGCCTCGATCTCGTCGTTGTCGAGTTCGTGGAACGCACCCGACTCGGTGGTGATGCTTGCCACGTCGACGCCGGACGGTTCGAGCGTCCCCTCGTCCGCGGAGGCGAGTGCCCGGAGCGCGAGGGCGATGCCGCCGTCGAGGTCCAGGTTGTCGCCGTAGTTCTCCTCGAGGTACTCCTGGAGGTCACCACGGTTCGCACCGATGGAGACGGCCTTCCACTCGTAGGGCGTCCCCGAGGGGTCGGTCTCGTAGAGGCGCGGTTCGCCGTCCTCGATGCCGCCGACGAGGAGGGCGACGCCGAAGGGGCGGGCACCGCCGACCTGCGTGTACTGCTGGATGTGGTCGGTGACCTCCTTGGTGAGCGCTTCGATTCCGATGGGCTCGCTGTACCGGAGGCGGTTGACCTGTGCCTGCCGGCGAGCGAAGTCGATGAGCTGTCGCGCGTCTGCGACGTGCCCGGCGCTCGCGATACCGGCGTGGTCGTCGGCCTTGTGGATCTTCTCGACGCTCGTCGGCTCCATCAGCGGCGACCGGGAGCGCTTGTCCGCCGCCAGTACCACGCCCTCCTCGGTTCGGACGCCGATGCTCGCTGTTCCTCGCTTGACGGCCTCTCGTGCGTATTCGACCTGGTAGAGGCGGCCATCGGGCGAGAAGATGGTTATCCCGCGGTCGTATGCCTGTTGTTGGGCTTGTCCCTGCATTGTATCACGTTGACTCTGACTCGAAATCGAGTGCGGCCGTCTCCGGGTCTCGGTCGGTGTGACGTCTGCTCCGGTCGCGGATCGCCGATCCGACGGTCACTCCCGAACACGACGCGTCTCTCGGTCGCTACTCCGGCCCGGGCTCCTAAATACCTTTCTTACTCGGGCCCTATCGCTCGATACTTCCGGACGCGTCGACGCTCCGGCGGTCGCGACCCCGTCATCGCTCCCCGCTCAGGAACGCTTCACACCCTCGAACGGTCCCCGACACGCCGCGGACCCACAGGCCGACCGGGTCCTCGTCGACGGCGTCCACGCAAGCGAGCGCCGCCCGCCCGGACGACACCTCGCCGTGGCGGGCGCGGACGACCGCCTCACCGTGCCCCGTCTCGCCGTCGAACCGGTAGCGCAACACCCGGAGGTCGGCGTCCGCGCTCCCGGCGTCGCCCAACAGGTTGCCAGCGGCGTACCACACCGCCCGCTGGAACGCCCGCCGCGGGACGTCGACGCCGGATGGCGTCTCCAGTTCGACGGCGAGATACCGCCAGCGCGGGCGGAGATGCTTCGGCAGGTGTTTCATCCGCTACCCCCGCTCCCGTCGCCGTCGTACCGTCCCCGTTCGACGCCGGGTTCCACGAACGACTCGGACCGTCGGTGCCGATTTCGAGCCGCGAGATCACCCCACTCCCCGAGGCCCGCCCGGATCGTATCGGGGTCGAACCCAACCGCCTCGCCGACGGCGACGAGTTCCCGCGGCGCGCGCACTTGGAGGCGCGACGCCGCGTTCGCGCTGACGACGAACGGCGCGTCCGCGTCGGCGACGAGTTCGCGGAGTTTGCGCAGGTCCCGCAGCGCCCGCACCCGCCGCCCGCCGGTCGCCCGGAGGACTGGTCCGAGGTCGAACTCGATGCGGACGCCGTGGGTCGCCGCCGCGTTCGCGAGGACGTGGTTCACGTCGCCGTCGTCGGCCATCGGGCGGGTGAGCACGTCGACCCGGTCGCTCTCGACTGCGAAGCGATTGAGGCGGTCGGTGCCGCCACGCACACAGAGGATCGTGTGGTCGGGGCGGCGCCCGCCGACCGCGCCGCTCGCGTGTTCGGGGTCGGACGCCACGATCTCGACGGCGTCGACGACGTCGATACCCGTCGCCTCGCGGAGCGCCGCGTGATCGGGTGTGGCGTCCCGTGCCCGGAGGACGACCCCCTCGTAGCCCATCCGGGCCGTGGTTGCGACGAGGCGCTCTCCTCCCTCATCGCCGTCGACGTGGACCGCCTCGTACATGGGCGGACCGATGGGGCCCGGGCGCTTGGGGGTTGCGCTTCGTACGGATTGTTGTAAGTCATTACGCATGAGTGGACGGACTGCCTCGGCGACTCGCCGGTGAACAGTCACGACAAACTGTATCAGTACAGCGCCGCCAGTCCGTCGGTCAGCGCCGTCGCCGCCCGCCGCACGTCCTCGATCCGGACGTACTCCCTGTCGGCGTGGGCGACGGGTCCCGTCTCGTCGGCGAGGACGCCGGGGCCGAAGACGACCGTCGGCGCTGGCGTGAAGTAGGAGGCCTCGGTCGCGGCACCGAAGGGGCGGACGGTCCCACCCTCGCCGTCGGTGACACGGTCGGCCGCAGCCGCGAGCGTCCGGACGATCGGTTCGTCGGCGTTGGTCGCGAACGCCTCGAAGAAGGGCGTCGGGCGCTCGGTCAGGTCGAAGGAGACGCCGACCGTGTCGGGTGTGGCGTCGTCGACGGCCGCCTCAAGGTCGGCCCGGAATCCCTCGGCCGACTCCGGGGGGACGCTCCGGCGGTCGACGGTGATCGCACAGTCGGCGGGCACCTGGTTCGTCGCCTCGCCCCCCTCGACGACCGTCGGGGTGAGCGTCGCCGGGCCGAGGTCGGGGTGGGGCTCGCGGTCCGCGTCGAAGGTTCGGACCGCGCCGAGTGCGCCCTCCGCCGCGGCGACGGCGTTGGCTCCCGCCTCCGGTTCGGCGGCGTGGGCGTTGCGCCCGGAGAGGGTGATCGTCCCCTCGAACCGGCCCTTCGCGGCCGTGCAGACGTCCAGCCCGGTCGGTTCGCCGACCACGTACGCGTCGGCGGCCCCCCGAGGCGCCTCGCCATCGACGCCCGGCAAGACCGAGAGGTCGAGCGCCGCCGCACCCGTCGAGTACACCTCCTCGTCGGGCGTGACGGCGAGGGTCAGTCGCCCCCCTCCAGGGTTGACCGCGAGAAACGCCGACAGGATCGCCGCGAGCGGCCCCTTGGCGTCACAGGAGCCACGGCCGTGGATCGGCCCCTCCTCGTTGTCGCGGCGGTACGGGACGTGTGGCGACACGGTGTCGATGTGGGTGTTCAGGACGATGTGTGGCGATCCAAACCCCCGCGTGGCGAGCGTGTTGCCCGCGTCGTCGACGAGGGGGTCGATTCCGTTCTCGCGGAGCGTCTCGACGAGGAACTCGCGCATCTCGCCCACGTCCTCGTGTGACTCGATCCGGACGGCGGTATCGAGGAAGGCGATGGGATCGAACTCGTCGTCGGTCACGCCACGTCCTCCACGTCGACGTCGAACTCGCGTTCGACCGGCCCGGTCAGGGTCGCAGGGCCGTCGTCCGGGACGACGATCACGAGGTCGCCCCCCGGCGGCGACACCCGAACCGGCCCGTCGGTCTCCAGGCGGCCGGTGCGCTTCGCGGCGGCGACAAGCGCGACGGCACCGGTGCCACAGGCCAGCGTCTCGCCCTCGACGCCGCGTTCGAAGGTCCGCTGGCGGAACGCCGCCGGTGCGCCGGGCGCGCCCTCGCGGGCGTCGTCGTCGATTTCGACCCGCGAGGCGAGCGTGACGTTCGCTCCCTCGGGGAAGATGGTCGCGTGACGCACCGGCGGCGCGACCGCATCGAGGTCGACCTCGTCCACGTCGTCGACGAACGCGACGGCGTGGGGGACGCCCGTGTTCAGAGCGGTGACTGTCAGCCCCTCGATTGGCGTGTCGATCAGCGGCCCGCCGGCGTCGTGAGCCAGCGGGACGTCCGCGGGGTCGAACGAGGGTCGTCCCATCTCGACGGTGACGCCCTCGCTCCGGACGACGGCGTGGCGGTCGCCCGCCGGCGTCCCGATCACGACCTCCCGTTCGCCGGTCTCGCGGGCCGCCCACGTCGCGGCGACGCGCGCGCCGTTGCCACACATCGCCGCGACCGAGCCGTCGGGTTGGACGAGCGTCATCGTCACCCGAACGGGCGAGGCGGTCGGATCGAGG includes the following:
- a CDS encoding MarR family transcriptional regulator, translating into MSASDTADLSADERAALDLVLETRGIHQSDLWKELDISSRKGSRIAESLVESGLIRREETVYQGHNTYYLMPTVEDLDFAMLMAGDMLSPFIGEEEVDPRSDAFSQWLMNLAYEEY
- the dapF gene encoding diaminopimelate epimerase yields the protein MMTIRAEKFHGTENDFLVVPADAPVTDRAAFAATHCDRETGVGGERTGADGVLFLDLDPTASPVRVTMTLVQPDGSVAAMCGNGARVAATWAARETGEREVVIGTPAGDRHAVVRSEGVTVEMGRPSFDPADVPLAHDAGGPLIDTPIEGLTVTALNTGVPHAVAFVDDVDEVDLDAVAPPVRHATIFPEGANVTLASRVEIDDDAREGAPGAPAAFRQRTFERGVEGETLACGTGAVALVAAAKRTGRLETDGPVRVSPPGGDLVIVVPDDGPATLTGPVEREFDVDVEDVA
- a CDS encoding RNase P subunit p30 family protein, whose product is MYEAVHVDGDEGGERLVATTARMGYEGVVLRARDATPDHAALREATGIDVVDAVEIVASDPEHASGAVGGRRPDHTILCVRGGTDRLNRFAVESDRVDVLTRPMADDGDVNHVLANAAATHGVRIEFDLGPVLRATGGRRVRALRDLRKLRELVADADAPFVVSANAASRLQVRAPRELVAVGEAVGFDPDTIRAGLGEWGDLAARNRHRRSESFVEPGVERGRYDGDGSGGSG
- a CDS encoding NRDE family protein, with translation MCTLTLAWQVFADAPVVVAANRDERSDRASEPPCRTGSDPAVVAPRDAEAGGTWIGHNDAGLFVGITNRPTEGTPAERSRGLLVDDALREFDARAAAELVERAVDADAYDGFNLVVADGESAFLFEWDGDFRRTRLGPGVHVVVNNGAALGGGGHVADAFVVPEGPAAECATERADDARAVRAALTPEPGEASAAWLDRAGDVLADHDVGVCIHAEGYGTRSSSLLRLGKTPEYLFADGPPCETPYRPVDAGEGQV
- a CDS encoding M20 family metallopeptidase, whose product is MTDDEFDPIAFLDTAVRIESHEDVGEMREFLVETLRENGIDPLVDDAGNTLATRGFGSPHIVLNTHIDTVSPHVPYRRDNEEGPIHGRGSCDAKGPLAAILSAFLAVNPGGGRLTLAVTPDEEVYSTGAAALDLSVLPGVDGEAPRGAADAYVVGEPTGLDVCTAAKGRFEGTITLSGRNAHAAEPEAGANAVAAAEGALGAVRTFDADREPHPDLGPATLTPTVVEGGEATNQVPADCAITVDRRSVPPESAEGFRADLEAAVDDATPDTVGVSFDLTERPTPFFEAFATNADEPIVRTLAAAADRVTDGEGGTVRPFGAATEASYFTPAPTVVFGPGVLADETGPVAHADREYVRIEDVRRAATALTDGLAALY
- the psmA gene encoding archaeal proteasome endopeptidase complex subunit alpha yields the protein MQGQAQQQAYDRGITIFSPDGRLYQVEYAREAVKRGTASIGVRTEEGVVLAADKRSRSPLMEPTSVEKIHKADDHAGIASAGHVADARQLIDFARRQAQVNRLRYSEPIGIEALTKEVTDHIQQYTQVGGARPFGVALLVGGIEDGEPRLYETDPSGTPYEWKAVSIGANRGDLQEYLEENYGDNLDLDGGIALALRALASADEGTLEPSGVDVASITTESGAFHELDNDEIEAHLDDFDLLPSEEDADDDE